Below is a window of Streptomyces sp. ITFR-16 DNA.
TGACCAGGGGGGAAAGGAACTGCGAGAGCAGGTAGCCGTGGGCGGCGTGGATCTCCACGCCGTCGAAGCCGGCCTTCTCGGCACGGTGGGCCGTGACGGCGAAGCGGGTGACCGTGGCGTCGATCCGGTCGGGGGTCATGGCACTCGGGCGGCCGAAGCGGCCGCTGTGCCGGCCCAGGTCGACGCCGACGTCCGAGGGGCCCCACACGACGCCCGGCATGCCGGAGGCCACCTGCCGGCCGGGGTGGTTGATCTGCATCCACAGTTTGCCGCCGCCGGACTTGCCCGCCTCGGCCCAGTCGGCGAACGGCTTCAGCGGCGCGTGCTCGTCGAGCACGACACCTCCCGGGCCCGTCAGCGCCTCCGCGTGCACCATGACGTTGCCGGTGATCAGCAGTCCGGTGCCGCCGGCGGCCCAGCGCCGGTAGAGCGTCAGCAACCGCCGGCCGGGCAGCTGGCCGACCCCTGCCAGGTTCTCCTCCATCGCCGCCTTCGCGATCCGGTTGGCCAGCACCTGCCCGGAGCGCAGGGGCAGCGGCGAGAACAGCTCGCTGGTCATCCCAACTCCTCTCTGTCGTCTCTGTCGCTTACGATGTATGCATCGTTCACATTAGACGACGATGTAAGCACTGCGAACATTGAGGAGTGTGACCTGTGCCGCAGGCCAGCACGTATCACCACGGCGATCTGCGCGCTGCCTGCCTGCGTGCCGCACACGAGCTCCTCGAAGCGGACGGCAGCGCCGGCCTCTCGCTGCGCGCGGTCGCCCGGCGCGCCGGGGTGTCGGCGACGGCCCCCTACCGCCACTTCGCCGACCGCGACGCCCTCGTCTCCGCCGTGGCCGCCGAGGGCTACCGCGAACTCGCCGGACATCTGGCCGAGGCCCATCCCGCACCCTCGACGCCCGACGAACTCGCCTCGGTCGCCGTCGCCTACGTACGGTTCGCGCTGGAGCATCCGGCCCTGTTCCGGGTGATGTTCGCCGAGCCCTGCGACCCGACCAGCGAGGAACGGGTCGCCGCCACCGAGGCCATCTCCGCGTACGTCCGCGCCATCGTCCGCGCCACCTTCCCCGGCGTGGACGCGGACGCCCTGTCGACGACGGTGTGGGCCCTGGTCCACGGCCTGGCGTTCCTGCACCTCGACGGCAAGCTCGACACCTCCACCCCCGAGGTGGTCGCCACCCAGGTCCGCGCGGCCGTCAGCGCCCTGTTCGACGCCTCCCCGGCCCTGTCCCGGCAGGCCGGCGCCGGCGGCGGCTCCTAGGATCTGCGGCATGGCGACACGACTCGTACAGATCACCATGAAGGCACAGGACGACTCCGCGCTCGGCCGGTTCTGGGCGGAGGCACTCGGCTGGGGCGTCGACAGCGAGGGACCCGGGGTCACCAACCTCGAACCCGTGGGCTTCACCTACCCCGACCCCGTGGCCGTCTGCATCGACATCGTCGCCGACCCGGAACCCAAGACGGCGAAGAACCGGGTGCACCTCGATCTGGCCAGCACGTCGGCCGCCCACCAGGCGGAGCTGGTCGCGCGCCTGAGGGAGCTCGGCGCGACACCGGCCGACGTGGGTCAGGGCGATGTCCCCTGGACGGTCCTGGCCGACCCGGAGGGCAACGAGTTCTGCCTCCTCACGCCCCGCTGATCCCGAGCGGCATCGAGCGGCCGCCCCGGCGGCTCCCCGCAGGGATCAGGTCGTCGTCGACGGCCTCCCGGCCGACGGCTTTTCGCGGAGCGCGTCGACGACCCCGCGTTCCAGCACCGCCGACTTGTTGATCAGAGTGCCCTTCCTGCCCATGATCGTGTCCCTGACGAGGTAGCTCCGCTCGCCCAGGTACTCCAGGCTCGCCGGGTCGAAGATCCAGGCGGTGCGCCAGCCGGCCCGGGTGTTGTCGCGGGCCACGCCGATCCCGTGCCGGCCGGCCGCGTCCACCGCGTCGGAGTCCACGGTCACACCGGGGATCCTCGCCGCGGCCCTGTAGAGGGCGGCCGCGGTCCTCGGCGGCATCAGCGTCTCCCGCAGCAGCTCACCGATGGCGTCGAAGGCGTCCTGCGCCGGGTCCCGTTCCTCGGCCGGGGTGTCGCGCGCGTCCTGGTCCCGGGTGATCTCGGCGGCGAGCCGCCGGAGCAGGGCGTCCGGTTCGGTGGGAAGCGAGGCCAGCCAGGTGTACGTCGGCCGGTTGAGGCCCGCCGGGTAGCCGACGGCGGGCTCGCCGTCCGGGACCCCGACGGTGATCGGGACGTACGAGCCGTCCTCGTGGATCAGGCCCTCGTCGATCACCGGTCCCGCCTTCTGCGCCGTCCAGACCTCGCGCTCGCGGGGCCCGGTCAGCTTCACCGGTCCGTCGAACGCGCCCTCGTTCTCGGTCCGCAGCGTCCTGACGTACACGAACTGACCGTCGGTGACCTTCTGTTCGTCCTTCTTCGCGGCGACCGAGGCGACCCGGTCGAGCAGCACGGCCGCGCCGTGCGGGGCCGTGGCCCGCGTACCCGTGCCTGCGGCGGCCGGTGCCGGAGCGTGGTCCTGGCCGGTGACGGCGAGCGTGGTCAGCAGCACCCCGCCCAGGGCCAGTCCGACGGCGGGAAACAGGACGGCGGGGCGCGGCAGGCGGGGCCGGGGGCGTGCGGTGGCGCGGTCGCCGTCCTGGTCGATCAGACGCATCAGGGTGTCCTTGTGGTGGAGATGACGGCCCGGGGGCAGGTCCCGTTCGGCCGGGGCCGGCAGCAGCCGGGCCAGTTCCTCGTGTTCGGCCCGCTCGGGGCCGGAGGTACGGTCGTTCATCGGGCTTCCTCCTGGACGGGCAGGGCCACGAATGGGGCCCTGCTCTCTACCTCTCCGCGGCGGGGACGGGGTTCCCTCCCGGATCCGGCCGCTTCCCCGGGGCGCCCCTCCCGCGCGGCCCCGTCCGGTGTCCGGCCGAGCTCTTCGTCGGTGAGCCGTCGCAGCCGGCCGCGGGCGCGCGACAGCCGCGACCGCACGGTGCCCACCGGGATCCCGAGGGCTTCGGCGGCCTCGGCGTAGTCCAGCCCGGCCCAGACGCAGAGGGCCAGCACCTCGCGTTCCTGACGGCGCAGTCCGCCCAGCGCCTGCCGGACGGCGGCGAGCCGCCGGGTGTCGTCGACGCGTCCGGCCGTGGCCTCCGCGATGTCCGCCACCGGTTCCGGTGCGGGGCGGCGGGCGAGGAAGGCGAGGCGCCGGCCGAGGCCGCGGTTGGCGTTGCGGGCCTTGTTCGTGGCGATCCCGAACAGCCACGGCCGCAGCGAGTCGCCCTCAGCCTCGACGGCGTGCCGGGTGCGCCAGGCGGCCAGGAAGGTGTCGGACAGCACCTCCTCGGCCGTCGACCAGTCGCCGGTCAGCCGGTAGGCATGGTTGTAGACCGCCCGCGCGTACTCCTCGTAGAGCGCGGCGAACGCCTCGCGGTCGCCCGCCCTGATTCGTGCGCGCATGCGCTCCCGGTCTTCCTGTTCATCACATCTCACACCACCTTGCTCTCCGGCCGGACCTCGGGGTTCCCGTGACCCCCGCCACACCGCACACACGCCCATCGGGCCGGCACGCGGCGTGCCGGCCCGATGGGCGGAGGTCGGACCGGGTCAGGTCAGCAGGTGCCGAGGTCCTGCCAGACACCCCATTCGCCGGTGGTACCGGGCGTCTCGTTCTGCGTCCACCACTTGGCCTTCCAGGTGTGGCCCCCGTACGAGACGGTGTTGCCGGCCGTGTAGACGGCACTGCTGCTCCACGCCGACGCGGTGCAGCTGCCGCCGGTCGGCGGAGGGGTGGTCGGCGGCGTGGTGGTCGGCGGGGTGGTGGGCGGGGTGACGCCCGCGAACTTCACCGAGTACTTCGCGAAGTCCCAGTCCGCCTGGGCCACGCTGCTGCACGTGCCGGAGGTCTGGCCGTTGTTGTCGGGCGGGGTGCACTGACGGTCGCGGTTGAGGGACCAGAAGGTGAAGCGGTCCATGTGGTGGCTGGTGGCGTAGTCCAGGACGGTCTGGAAGTCGGCCTGCTTGAAGTACTCGCCGGTGTCGCTGCGGCCGTTCATGCCGGAGAACCCTTCGTGCGCGTACGCGGTCGCCGCGTCCC
It encodes the following:
- a CDS encoding TetR/AcrR family transcriptional regulator; protein product: MPQASTYHHGDLRAACLRAAHELLEADGSAGLSLRAVARRAGVSATAPYRHFADRDALVSAVAAEGYRELAGHLAEAHPAPSTPDELASVAVAYVRFALEHPALFRVMFAEPCDPTSEERVAATEAISAYVRAIVRATFPGVDADALSTTVWALVHGLAFLHLDGKLDTSTPEVVATQVRAAVSALFDASPALSRQAGAGGGS
- a CDS encoding CU044_5270 family protein; its protein translation is MNDRTSGPERAEHEELARLLPAPAERDLPPGRHLHHKDTLMRLIDQDGDRATARPRPRLPRPAVLFPAVGLALGGVLLTTLAVTGQDHAPAPAAAGTGTRATAPHGAAVLLDRVASVAAKKDEQKVTDGQFVYVRTLRTENEGAFDGPVKLTGPREREVWTAQKAGPVIDEGLIHEDGSYVPITVGVPDGEPAVGYPAGLNRPTYTWLASLPTEPDALLRRLAAEITRDQDARDTPAEERDPAQDAFDAIGELLRETLMPPRTAAALYRAAARIPGVTVDSDAVDAAGRHGIGVARDNTRAGWRTAWIFDPASLEYLGERSYLVRDTIMGRKGTLINKSAVLERGVVDALREKPSAGRPSTTT
- a CDS encoding RNA polymerase sigma factor, with amino-acid sequence MRARIRAGDREAFAALYEEYARAVYNHAYRLTGDWSTAEEVLSDTFLAAWRTRHAVEAEGDSLRPWLFGIATNKARNANRGLGRRLAFLARRPAPEPVADIAEATAGRVDDTRRLAAVRQALGGLRRQEREVLALCVWAGLDYAEAAEALGIPVGTVRSRLSRARGRLRRLTDEELGRTPDGAAREGRPGEAAGSGREPRPRRGEVESRAPFVALPVQEEAR